From Desmospora profundinema, a single genomic window includes:
- a CDS encoding AMP-binding protein — protein MNVEHEKAWRSLADWLHNHVEKGPDGQTCVQVGNRVPDHLKIPWQLNWDQITHEQRKDWIDQLPDWFAFHTSGHTGKPKRWLRRKEQLLYETHMLAKLCRVAECDAIYTFSPVHHLYGFLFAVLMPVFKGIPIHYLTLGTPTSQWGKKPMIVTIPAALTELERNMESFRTCDQVMVVYSTARLPKTGRNLLDKEVDFSLLELLGSTETGYIAYRRLNCEKDGELWNLAPDMDLVKGGRGKIMLTVTGDRLAYDSAGNRLLTWNTGDIISVYDQNRFFLHGRENRIVKMNGKRINLDEIEERLKGFLPCSDLACVPLECEIRGEDYDLLVVRKHGYPLEVDEIRRKLNNILVSSEQPRQIHIKHEIRRTDTGKLCMGKVLE, from the coding sequence ATGAACGTTGAGCATGAAAAAGCTTGGAGAAGTTTGGCGGACTGGTTACATAACCATGTTGAGAAAGGACCCGATGGTCAAACATGTGTACAGGTTGGAAACAGGGTTCCAGATCATTTGAAAATACCTTGGCAGCTGAATTGGGATCAGATTACTCATGAACAGAGGAAAGATTGGATTGACCAGTTACCTGATTGGTTTGCATTTCATACTTCAGGACATACAGGTAAACCAAAACGGTGGCTTCGGCGCAAGGAACAACTGCTGTATGAAACACATATGTTAGCAAAACTTTGTCGTGTTGCAGAATGTGATGCTATCTATACATTTTCACCGGTACACCATTTATATGGATTTTTGTTTGCAGTTTTGATGCCTGTTTTCAAAGGAATTCCCATCCACTACTTGACATTGGGAACGCCAACCTCTCAATGGGGCAAAAAGCCCATGATCGTCACCATACCAGCAGCACTTACAGAGTTAGAACGGAATATGGAGTCTTTTCGTACTTGTGATCAAGTGATGGTGGTTTACAGTACAGCTCGATTACCCAAGACGGGTAGGAACCTCTTAGATAAGGAGGTTGACTTTAGTCTTTTAGAGTTATTGGGCTCAACCGAAACTGGCTATATCGCGTATAGACGGTTGAATTGCGAAAAAGATGGGGAATTGTGGAATCTAGCGCCGGATATGGATTTGGTTAAGGGTGGTAGAGGTAAGATAATGCTAACTGTAACGGGTGATCGTCTTGCCTATGATTCAGCAGGAAACAGGTTACTAACATGGAATACAGGAGATATAATTTCTGTCTACGATCAAAATCGATTTTTCCTCCATGGACGAGAAAATCGTATTGTTAAAATGAATGGAAAAAGAATAAATTTGGATGAAATAGAGGAGCGATTGAAAGGGTTTCTTCCTTGCTCCGATCTAGCCTGTGTTCCTTTGGAATGTGAGATAAGGGGGGAAGATTACGATTTGCTAGTGGTTAGAAAACATGGATATCCTTTAGAGGTCGATGAAATTCGTAGAAAATTAAATAACATTTTGGTGAGTTCGGAACAACCCCGGCAAATCCACATTAAACACGAAATTCGACGGACAGATACTGGGAAATTGTGTATGGGAAAGGTGTTGGAATAG
- a CDS encoding prenyltransferase/squalene oxidase repeat-containing protein — MQENINEESLVEIAKRYQTLDGGASQSVADLWCTYAAIRTLTWLDDGPNDPKSCARFLRGCQNRDGAFGWSKGMRSDVWATYYCTQALTDLRLSIPHRDVLHGWLDTLLVEGGYGMTPGQPPDLWATYYATRIYQEILNKTPSEPEQTLNWIKNKQLADGGIGWGPVSEMGDVRAAYYASHAWQQIRMPGFKKDPFDVKRLIQWLQGCQLKEGGFRFHRDQDAPCLWATFRAVRALDVWGAKPVSVESCIRWIMSRKLKGSGFSRWDGYNTADVWACFSAVGALKTLGVALPEKDREEVVSFLRSCQISHTGFTYREPDWAGDALSSAALVLAVPHQTDLGKLLVQWLHHAHMPYEGGVMYMPARGAEVRCTLWALAAIRHGKYLSLNKGRLKQWFTHLQNSDGGFGYWEGRGSDVTATVSAMESLCYLGEGSLESVRIDQVGYFLDTCSTADGIHFSPQGEVNLASTCMGIRGFAMLGRKELAHRYAGFIPKYQSRLGGYSSQIGGLPDLNSTYQAVLTLDSLGMPWNPNMILRFIKRIQKPKGYAWSPLSREESGPLTMALADSLRRASEDKLEGRSYVLPKLNL, encoded by the coding sequence ATGCAGGAGAATATTAATGAAGAGAGCTTGGTAGAGATCGCAAAACGATATCAGACATTAGATGGCGGTGCTTCCCAATCGGTAGCCGATCTTTGGTGTACCTATGCTGCTATACGTACACTGACTTGGCTGGATGACGGACCGAATGACCCGAAATCCTGTGCCCGTTTTCTACGAGGTTGTCAAAATAGGGATGGTGCTTTTGGGTGGAGCAAAGGAATGAGATCCGATGTATGGGCTACTTATTATTGCACGCAAGCTCTGACGGATTTAAGGCTATCCATACCTCACCGGGATGTGTTACATGGATGGTTGGATACATTATTAGTTGAGGGGGGATATGGAATGACCCCCGGTCAACCACCTGATTTGTGGGCGACATATTATGCAACTCGTATTTATCAGGAGATATTGAACAAAACACCTTCTGAACCCGAACAGACGTTAAATTGGATAAAAAATAAACAGTTAGCGGATGGAGGGATTGGTTGGGGGCCTGTCAGTGAGATGGGAGATGTTAGAGCTGCTTATTACGCTAGTCATGCTTGGCAGCAAATCAGAATGCCTGGTTTTAAAAAGGATCCATTTGATGTAAAGAGACTAATTCAGTGGTTGCAGGGGTGTCAACTGAAGGAAGGTGGGTTTCGTTTTCATCGCGATCAGGACGCTCCTTGTCTATGGGCGACTTTTCGTGCGGTGCGTGCATTGGATGTATGGGGGGCTAAGCCGGTAAGCGTGGAATCATGTATCCGATGGATCATGAGCCGTAAGTTAAAAGGAAGTGGCTTTAGCCGTTGGGATGGGTATAACACTGCCGATGTGTGGGCTTGTTTCTCGGCAGTAGGTGCTCTGAAAACCTTAGGAGTTGCTCTCCCTGAAAAAGACCGCGAAGAAGTGGTGTCCTTTCTCCGGAGCTGTCAAATTTCCCATACCGGATTTACTTACCGAGAACCGGATTGGGCAGGGGATGCTTTATCTTCTGCAGCGCTTGTCCTAGCTGTACCTCACCAAACGGATTTAGGGAAGTTACTTGTCCAGTGGTTACATCATGCTCACATGCCTTATGAAGGTGGCGTCATGTATATGCCTGCCCGTGGAGCGGAAGTTCGTTGTACGCTTTGGGCGCTTGCTGCAATCCGTCATGGAAAATATTTAAGCTTAAATAAAGGGCGATTGAAGCAATGGTTTACCCATTTACAAAATAGTGATGGTGGATTTGGTTATTGGGAAGGAAGGGGCTCTGATGTTACAGCGACCGTTTCTGCGATGGAGTCCCTTTGTTATCTAGGTGAAGGTTCTTTGGAGAGTGTCAGAATAGATCAGGTGGGATACTTTCTCGATACATGCTCTACTGCTGATGGAATTCACTTCTCTCCCCAAGGTGAGGTGAACCTGGCATCTACGTGTATGGGAATCCGAGGGTTTGCCATGCTGGGAAGAAAAGAATTAGCTCACCGTTATGCCGGATTCATTCCAAAATATCAAAGTCGTTTAGGAGGATATTCCTCCCAAATAGGTGGTCTGCCTGATTTGAATTCTACATATCAAGCGGTACTTACGTTAGATTCCCTTGGTATGCCGTGGAATCCGAACATGATTTTGCGGTTTATTAAACGAATTCAAAAACCAAAAGGCTACGCCTGGTCACCGCTAAGCAGAGAAGAGTCTGGACCTCTTACAATGGCACTAGCGGATAGTCTTCGAAGAGCTTCTGAAGACAAACTAGAAGGGCGGTCCTACGTATTGCCTAAGTTAAATTTATAA
- a CDS encoding phenylacetate--CoA ligase family protein, which translates to MILNHLTKSEVFQCAISEMKYLEEKGFDPDAITSLQQSKLTKLIQRASNTQYYKGLKEERDFYRLEKTPKVVVKENPDLFHSGMKEKAIKYYETSGTTGIPTPTPRSARDIIWNTISVASLWKRVIQSDDRVVSMLPSDLSPIGDHIANVCEYLDTTFVRSYPFALGICDWDRVQQLFIRYRPTCLFASPGVLIQLMRLLKRRNTFENLRESIHKIMLLGEVSTPGMRAMLEKQWRAEVFDASYGSTETGTIAATCEHGRLHALLHSFILELYEKDKVIQFQPGMTGELVVTPLNNYAKPVLRYAIGDLVEVSQEACTCGMGLPVLKILGRQEEMIQVNGVNLRLDLIEQVIYNARGITGYMVETNMDNSFFRLLLEKDVDYDGKEGDIDLLEKNFEQIGIKWDGVILLNQLPSVTKSGAGQKNWKKTNIRLVEM; encoded by the coding sequence ATGATTTTAAATCATCTTACCAAATCTGAAGTTTTCCAATGTGCTATAAGTGAAATGAAGTACTTGGAAGAGAAGGGATTTGACCCAGATGCCATTACTTCTTTACAACAATCGAAATTAACGAAATTGATACAAAGAGCGTCCAATACACAGTACTATAAAGGCCTCAAAGAAGAAAGAGATTTTTATCGATTGGAAAAGACGCCTAAGGTAGTGGTCAAGGAAAATCCTGATCTTTTTCATTCAGGGATGAAAGAAAAAGCGATAAAGTATTATGAAACCTCTGGAACGACAGGAATTCCAACTCCAACTCCTCGATCCGCGCGGGACATTATCTGGAATACGATTTCAGTGGCGAGTTTATGGAAACGGGTGATCCAATCGGATGACCGAGTGGTCTCCATGCTGCCCTCTGATTTATCCCCTATCGGTGATCATATCGCCAATGTATGCGAATACTTAGACACTACATTTGTCCGGAGTTATCCGTTTGCATTAGGGATTTGTGACTGGGACAGAGTACAGCAATTATTTATTCGTTATCGGCCTACTTGTCTTTTCGCTTCTCCTGGGGTTTTAATTCAACTAATGCGCTTACTCAAGAGACGAAACACTTTCGAAAACTTACGAGAGAGTATTCACAAAATCATGTTACTTGGTGAAGTAAGTACACCCGGAATGAGGGCGATGTTGGAAAAACAATGGAGAGCAGAGGTATTTGATGCCAGTTACGGCAGTACTGAAACGGGTACTATCGCTGCTACTTGTGAACACGGGCGTTTACACGCTCTTTTGCATAGCTTTATTTTGGAATTGTATGAAAAGGATAAAGTAATCCAGTTTCAACCGGGAATGACAGGGGAATTGGTTGTAACTCCACTTAACAATTATGCAAAACCGGTCTTACGATATGCCATCGGCGACTTGGTGGAAGTGAGCCAGGAAGCTTGTACATGCGGGATGGGTTTGCCGGTACTGAAAATTCTTGGTCGACAGGAGGAAATGATCCAAGTCAATGGGGTAAACCTCCGGCTCGATTTGATAGAACAAGTAATTTATAATGCTCGAGGAATCACCGGCTATATGGTTGAAACAAATATGGACAATAGCTTTTTCCGATTATTACTAGAAAAAGATGTGGATTACGACGGAAAGGAAGGAGATATTGATTTGTTGGAAAAGAATTTTGAACAGATAGGGATAAAATGGGATGGGGTGATATTACTAAACCAACTTCCCTCTGTAACCAAAAGTGGTGCAGGGCAAAAAAATTGGAAAAAAACCAATATTAGATTGGTGGAAATGTAG
- a CDS encoding ATP-grasp domain-containing protein, which translates to MKRIYWIFPDRSSTFQSNWERTNFWDVYKKAAEESGFSMEVVSAEAIEVIYLADHSTITKVYGQEVFVHDTIFVTEIHNFPHQQCDFMQMVNTFWTLRKLGFYLPIDPELSLIMGDKLNTFLFFRDLELPVLPSIRIVCGRDLERHNLPSLLESFEFPLIIKPLGWGGGLGVNLATNYSELKGILSLASGAETAMMIQPALDSSKLVDYRVYFIDGSPHTILSRRPQGGDIIANLSRGGETGLITMPDGLNDLAAKVANEIQLPYCCVDFLYDGERYWLSEVELDGGIPYIYREESLQLLKRRFEAYGRAHRQFLLETAKGMK; encoded by the coding sequence GTGAAACGAATATATTGGATCTTTCCTGACAGAAGCTCCACTTTTCAAAGTAACTGGGAACGGACTAATTTTTGGGATGTCTACAAAAAAGCTGCTGAAGAATCAGGCTTTTCAATGGAAGTTGTGAGTGCAGAAGCAATTGAAGTCATTTATCTAGCTGATCACTCAACTATAACGAAAGTATATGGGCAAGAGGTTTTTGTGCATGACACTATCTTTGTAACCGAAATTCACAACTTCCCCCACCAACAATGTGACTTTATGCAAATGGTTAATACATTTTGGACTTTGAGAAAGCTGGGATTTTACCTTCCAATCGATCCGGAACTCTCCTTGATTATGGGTGATAAATTAAATACATTTTTATTTTTTCGCGACCTAGAGCTCCCCGTTCTTCCAAGTATTCGAATCGTTTGCGGGCGCGATTTAGAACGCCATAATCTGCCCAGTTTATTAGAATCCTTTGAGTTTCCATTAATTATAAAACCGTTAGGTTGGGGTGGAGGCTTGGGGGTGAACCTAGCTACCAACTATTCTGAGTTGAAAGGGATTTTAAGTCTAGCTAGTGGGGCTGAAACAGCAATGATGATTCAGCCGGCGTTGGATTCATCTAAATTGGTGGACTATAGAGTTTACTTTATAGATGGCTCCCCTCATACGATTTTGTCTCGCCGTCCCCAAGGAGGAGACATCATCGCCAACTTGTCAAGGGGGGGAGAAACAGGTTTAATTACCATGCCGGATGGATTGAATGATTTAGCGGCTAAGGTGGCTAATGAGATCCAACTACCCTATTGTTGTGTTGATTTTTTATATGATGGCGAACGCTATTGGCTTTCTGAGGTGGAATTGGATGGCGGGATTCCTTATATTTATCGCGAGGAATCACTTCAATTGTTAAAGCGACGCTTTGAAGCTTATGGTCGTGCACATCGACAGTTTTTGTTAGAAACCGCCAAAGGGATGAAGTGA
- a CDS encoding winged helix-turn-helix domain-containing protein, with protein sequence MYVCLFSVNKMLINNLSEQLKSKEISLLLFPDIRRINELSDDPYCLAMVVDLNNADDSKYNQFMGIKNKIPILFVPCYKQRPLKSPSLMESLVDVIVSNQVTHSNDSNHLIHLSSNVFLDVYGHCIRRNTFNTLLSTNEFKLLYLMARNPGQAFSSHKLIDHLNLPSLSSLYVYIRRIRMKIEDNPKKPKILLCRRGEGYFINT encoded by the coding sequence ATGTATGTATGTTTATTTTCAGTTAATAAAATGTTAATAAATAACCTTTCAGAACAATTGAAATCAAAAGAAATAAGCTTACTGCTCTTTCCAGACATTCGTCGAATTAATGAGTTATCAGATGACCCTTATTGTTTGGCGATGGTAGTGGATTTGAACAATGCCGATGATAGTAAATATAATCAATTTATGGGTATAAAAAACAAAATACCCATTTTATTTGTACCGTGCTATAAACAACGTCCCTTAAAAAGTCCATCATTGATGGAATCTCTAGTGGATGTTATTGTTTCAAACCAAGTAACTCATAGTAATGATTCGAATCACCTCATTCATTTGTCTTCAAATGTATTCTTAGATGTATATGGACATTGCATTCGTAGAAATACCTTTAATACTTTACTGTCTACCAATGAGTTTAAGTTGCTCTATCTGATGGCGAGAAATCCTGGTCAGGCTTTTTCCTCCCATAAGCTTATAGATCATCTTAATCTACCGAGCCTTTCCTCTCTTTATGTTTACATACGTAGGATCCGAATGAAAATCGAAGATAATCCTAAAAAACCGAAAATTCTTTTATGTCGTAGGGGAGAGGGGTATTTTATTAACACTTAA
- the opp4C gene encoding oligopeptide ABC transporter permease, whose translation MAIRRFLRNKMAVAGVIILFFIILMSVFAPLIVTHDPYSTDLYNTNAEPSSEHWLGTDQSGRDLFTRLMYGGRISLMIGFATMVGTVCIGALLGALAGYYGRWIDTVVMRITDVVLALPFLLLVLFVVAMIPQSGAGTLILILCLAVWPTTARLVRAEFLSLREQEYVLSARAIGARDSRIIFKHMLPNTIAPITVNATLLMGTMITVEAALSFLGFGVPEPTPTWGNMLNAARNFRILANEPWVWMPPGFLIVLTVLSINFIGDGLRDAFDTKSSRR comes from the coding sequence TTGGCTATCCGGCGCTTTTTGCGCAACAAAATGGCCGTTGCCGGGGTGATCATCCTCTTTTTCATCATTCTGATGTCTGTGTTTGCACCGTTGATCGTCACTCATGATCCCTATTCAACGGATTTGTATAATACCAATGCGGAGCCCAGCTCTGAGCATTGGTTGGGAACGGATCAAAGTGGTCGAGACTTGTTTACTCGTCTGATGTATGGGGGAAGAATCTCCCTAATGATCGGGTTTGCAACGATGGTTGGAACGGTTTGCATTGGAGCGCTGTTAGGTGCACTTGCGGGTTACTATGGACGATGGATCGATACGGTGGTTATGCGCATTACCGATGTGGTATTGGCCTTGCCTTTTCTGTTGCTGGTCTTGTTTGTGGTTGCGATGATACCTCAATCCGGTGCTGGAACGTTAATTTTGATTTTATGTTTAGCGGTATGGCCCACAACCGCCCGGTTGGTCCGTGCGGAGTTCCTATCACTACGGGAGCAGGAATATGTATTAAGTGCTAGGGCGATTGGTGCACGGGATTCCCGTATTATCTTTAAGCATATGCTCCCCAACACCATTGCACCTATTACTGTAAACGCAACTCTATTGATGGGGACAATGATCACAGTGGAAGCAGCTTTGAGCTTCTTAGGATTTGGCGTCCCTGAACCCACTCCGACTTGGGGAAACATGCTGAACGCAGCCCGTAATTTCCGCATCCTTGCTAATGAACCATGGGTATGGATGCCACCGGGATTCTTGATTGTGTTGACTGTGCTATCCATCAACTTTATCGGGGATGGCTTACGTGATGCGTTTGATACGAAGTCGTCGCGTCGCTAA
- a CDS encoding ABC transporter permease produces the protein MYLYILRRILVSIPMLVVISMLLFALIQIAPGDAFTGQLDPKQDAEYYEQIRAQFGLDKHPVQQYFAWAGNFVQGEMGLSFRHRLPVSEMISDRIGNTIFLAVTALLITYTVAIPLGVYSAQHPYSKTDYTLTGLAFIGISMPSFFAGLLLIYFFSFNLGWFPYSGTVTAGAGYEGLEAFFDRLYHTILPALTLSIISIASYTRYTRSSVLQAKAQDFVRTAYAKGIPANIVLRKHVLRNALLPLVTLFGLDVGLIMSGAVITETIFSYPGLGQLLIDSIINRDYPIMMGVTMLLATFVLLGNLLADILYAIVDPRIRYD, from the coding sequence ATGTATCTGTATATCTTGCGACGCATTCTGGTTTCCATCCCCATGCTGGTTGTAATCTCGATGTTGCTGTTCGCTTTGATCCAAATCGCTCCAGGTGATGCTTTCACTGGACAACTAGATCCTAAACAAGACGCCGAATACTATGAGCAGATACGGGCGCAGTTTGGACTGGACAAGCATCCGGTGCAACAATATTTCGCATGGGCAGGGAACTTCGTCCAAGGAGAGATGGGCCTTTCTTTTCGGCATCGGTTGCCGGTGAGCGAGATGATTTCCGATCGGATTGGAAATACGATCTTCTTGGCTGTCACCGCTTTGCTTATCACCTATACGGTAGCGATTCCTCTAGGTGTTTATTCGGCTCAACATCCATATAGCAAAACGGATTACACCTTGACTGGGTTGGCTTTTATCGGGATCTCTATGCCCAGCTTCTTTGCAGGGTTGCTATTGATTTATTTCTTTTCCTTTAATTTGGGGTGGTTCCCCTACAGTGGTACGGTGACGGCAGGTGCCGGTTATGAAGGCTTGGAAGCCTTTTTCGACCGGCTATATCACACGATTTTGCCAGCATTAACCCTTTCGATTATCAGTATTGCGTCCTATACCCGCTATACCCGGTCCAGCGTACTGCAAGCCAAAGCGCAAGACTTTGTCCGAACAGCCTATGCCAAAGGGATACCAGCAAATATTGTATTGCGTAAGCATGTGTTGCGGAACGCTCTGTTGCCTCTGGTAACCTTGTTCGGATTGGATGTGGGTTTGATCATGAGCGGGGCTGTCATTACGGAAACTATTTTTAGCTATCCTGGTTTGGGTCAACTGTTGATCGATTCGATCATTAACCGGGATTATCCGATCATGATGGGTGTTACCATGCTTCTGGCTACCTTTGTTCTGCTAGGGAATCTGCTCGCTGATATCCTCTATGCGATTGTAGATCCACGAATCCGTTACGATTGA
- a CDS encoding peptide-binding protein: MKKKSLLITMSLVLVLSVFLAACGGQQADDGKGDDGEPVKGGTVTLSMFSAPKGLFNPVLYEDQYDVYVINKAFDGLWTYNEDLEIEVPLLAKEWKLSEDGQELTITLRDDIKWHDGEDITTDDLIFTWEAIAKKDYSGSRFYMVEPIEGADEMKEGKADSLSGVEKVDDQTVKVKFKERAANVLSNLWSIPIPEHIFGDMNNEKMLNADATKKEPIGSGPFKITEIKPNEYVVMERNEDYYRGEVYLDKVIWKVIEQEVAIGALQNGEIDALAQIAPTEFDALKKDKNLVVEEDQDFAYQYMGFNLKKKKLQDKTLRQAITYGINRQAIVDGLLKGHGDVLNQHIPQKSWAYNEDLEDAYPHNPDKAKKLLKDAGYKDTNGDGFLEDPDGKKLELTLSYPTGNPVREKSAPIIAEDLKKIGLNVKLDRPAETGVYFDNIEKGKYEMFLAGWSLTPDPDPSGIWMSTDKWNFANWKNKKSDELIKKGVFSKDALDQDKRAEIYKEWTEVVSEDAPYVFLYSQNWIEAWNSRVKGVKFRYDGGIEHHDAHEWWIPENLQ; the protein is encoded by the coding sequence ATGAAAAAGAAGTCTCTTCTGATTACGATGTCGTTGGTCCTGGTACTGTCGGTGTTCCTGGCCGCATGCGGCGGACAACAAGCGGATGACGGTAAAGGTGACGACGGGGAGCCCGTCAAAGGCGGTACGGTGACGCTGTCTATGTTTAGTGCCCCAAAGGGTCTGTTCAACCCGGTTTTGTATGAAGATCAATATGATGTGTATGTAATCAATAAAGCCTTTGACGGTTTGTGGACATACAATGAAGATTTGGAAATTGAAGTTCCCCTTTTGGCGAAAGAGTGGAAACTCTCCGAGGATGGTCAAGAACTGACCATTACGTTGCGGGACGACATCAAGTGGCATGATGGCGAAGATATCACCACTGATGACCTGATCTTTACATGGGAAGCCATCGCTAAAAAAGATTACTCTGGATCCCGGTTTTACATGGTTGAACCGATCGAGGGTGCCGACGAAATGAAAGAGGGTAAAGCGGACAGCTTATCCGGTGTGGAAAAAGTGGATGACCAGACGGTGAAGGTGAAATTCAAAGAGCGTGCAGCCAACGTCTTAAGCAACTTGTGGTCTATTCCGATTCCGGAACATATCTTCGGTGATATGAACAACGAGAAAATGCTGAACGCCGATGCTACCAAAAAGGAACCGATCGGTTCGGGGCCGTTCAAGATCACTGAAATCAAGCCTAACGAATACGTGGTTATGGAACGGAATGAAGACTACTACCGCGGTGAAGTCTACTTGGACAAAGTGATCTGGAAAGTGATCGAGCAGGAAGTGGCCATTGGTGCTCTGCAAAACGGAGAGATCGATGCCCTGGCACAAATCGCTCCGACCGAGTTTGATGCTCTTAAAAAAGATAAAAACTTGGTGGTAGAGGAAGATCAGGATTTTGCATACCAATACATGGGCTTTAACTTGAAAAAGAAGAAACTTCAAGATAAAACCCTGCGCCAGGCCATCACCTACGGCATCAACCGTCAAGCGATCGTAGATGGTTTGCTGAAAGGGCATGGAGATGTATTAAATCAGCATATCCCGCAAAAAAGCTGGGCTTACAATGAAGATTTAGAAGATGCCTATCCGCACAATCCGGACAAAGCGAAGAAATTGCTGAAAGATGCCGGTTATAAAGATACCAATGGGGACGGATTCTTGGAAGATCCGGACGGGAAGAAGCTGGAATTGACGCTGTCTTATCCGACTGGAAACCCCGTTCGTGAAAAGTCAGCTCCGATTATTGCCGAAGACCTCAAAAAAATCGGCCTCAATGTCAAACTGGATCGTCCGGCTGAAACCGGTGTCTACTTTGATAACATCGAAAAAGGTAAATACGAGATGTTCCTGGCCGGCTGGAGCCTCACCCCTGATCCGGATCCGTCGGGCATCTGGATGAGTACCGATAAGTGGAACTTTGCCAACTGGAAAAATAAAAAGAGCGATGAGCTCATCAAGAAAGGGGTCTTCTCGAAAGACGCCTTGGATCAAGACAAACGGGCTGAAATTTACAAAGAGTGGACCGAAGTGGTAAGTGAGGACGCCCCTTATGTGTTCCTCTACTCCCAAAACTGGATTGAAGCATGGAACAGCCGTGTGAAGGGTGTCAAGTTCCGTTACGATGGTGGAATCGAGCATCACGATGCACACGAATGGTGGATTCCGGAAAATTTGCAGTAA
- a CDS encoding ABC transporter ATP-binding protein, which translates to MSEALLHVEQLSKYFPIRGGLLKRKTGDVKAVDQVSFTVNKGETFAIVGESGCGKSTTGRTLLRLMEPTGGKVLFEGKDVASLSRKELRVARRDMQMVFQDPFASLNPTMTVGQLLEEPMAINRMYDSIERKKKVAELMDTVGLNAGFVQRYPHEFSGGQRQRIGIARALSLKPKLIIADEPVSALDVSIQSQVLNLMEDLQEEFSLTYIFISHDLSVVKHIADRIGVMYLGRMAEIAPKKALYDKPAHPYTQALLSSVPIPNPRIKRERIVLTGDVPSPANPPAGCAFHPRCPKAFDRCKVERPELIHLEGGHYVACHLFDEEGSQQAAG; encoded by the coding sequence ATGAGTGAAGCGTTGTTACATGTGGAGCAGCTGTCGAAATATTTCCCCATTCGCGGTGGACTGTTAAAGCGGAAGACCGGGGATGTCAAAGCGGTGGATCAAGTCAGTTTCACCGTCAACAAAGGCGAAACCTTCGCCATCGTGGGTGAATCAGGCTGCGGAAAATCCACTACCGGCCGTACCCTGCTCCGTCTCATGGAACCGACCGGCGGAAAAGTTCTCTTTGAAGGAAAAGATGTGGCCAGCCTCTCCCGCAAGGAGCTGCGTGTGGCCCGCCGGGATATGCAGATGGTATTCCAGGATCCCTTTGCCTCCCTCAATCCCACGATGACCGTCGGGCAGTTGTTGGAAGAACCGATGGCGATCAATCGGATGTACGATTCCATCGAACGGAAAAAGAAAGTGGCAGAACTGATGGATACGGTTGGATTGAATGCCGGCTTTGTCCAGCGCTATCCCCATGAGTTTTCCGGGGGACAGCGGCAGCGGATCGGGATTGCCCGTGCTTTGTCGCTGAAGCCGAAACTGATCATCGCCGATGAACCGGTTTCCGCCCTGGATGTGTCGATCCAGTCCCAGGTCCTAAACCTGATGGAAGACCTACAAGAGGAATTTTCCTTGACTTATATCTTTATCTCTCATGATTTAAGTGTGGTGAAACATATCGCCGATCGGATCGGTGTGATGTATCTGGGGCGCATGGCGGAAATCGCTCCGAAGAAAGCGCTTTACGATAAACCAGCCCATCCATACACCCAGGCGCTCCTCTCCTCCGTCCCGATCCCCAATCCTCGGATTAAACGGGAACGGATCGTGCTTACGGGGGATGTGCCCAGCCCCGCCAACCCGCCTGCAGGTTGCGCCTTCCACCCGCGCTGTCCCAAAGCGTTCGACCGCTGCAAGGTGGAGCGACCGGAGCTGATTCATCTGGAGGGTGGACATTATGTTGCCTGTCACCTCTTTGATGAAGAAGGATCGCAACAGGCGGCAGGTTGA